One window from the genome of Haloprofundus halobius encodes:
- a CDS encoding class I SAM-dependent methyltransferase, which produces MENVSVDAVLVAVSVQYSGAVVAEIRRVLRPRGVCIVSFSNWLFAQKAVWAWRTVSMDERAALVRRYFEASADSTTST; this is translated from the coding sequence TCGACGCCGTCCTCGTCGCAGTATCTGTCCAGTATTCCGGAGCCGTCGTCGCCGAGATTCGGCGTGTACTCCGACCCAGGGGTGTCTGTATCGTCTCCTTCTCGAACTGGCTGTTCGCGCAGAAAGCGGTTTGGGCGTGGCGGACGGTGTCGATGGACGAGCGGGCGGCGCTCGTCCGGCGGTATTTCGAGGCGTCGGCGGATTCGACGACGTCGACGTGA